From Micromonospora rhizosphaerae, the proteins below share one genomic window:
- a CDS encoding OsmC family peroxiredoxin encodes MKRSGGGNRLLSLRRTSSARWAGPASSGAGTLELGATEFAFSLKTRVGDEPATNPEELLGAAHAGCFAMSLANECENNGTAAESLQVKAAIHLVQQSDGFRIPRVDLHVTGRVPGVDAARFVQLATVAEAGCLVSRLFDAEIVLTAELEKA; translated from the coding sequence ATGAAACGCTCAGGTGGAGGTAACCGGTTGCTGTCCCTACGTCGTACGTCGTCCGCTCGATGGGCCGGTCCCGCCTCGAGCGGAGCCGGCACCTTGGAGCTGGGCGCTACCGAATTCGCATTCTCGCTCAAGACTCGGGTCGGCGATGAGCCGGCGACGAATCCTGAAGAGCTCCTCGGTGCGGCGCACGCGGGCTGCTTCGCGATGTCGCTTGCCAACGAGTGCGAGAACAACGGCACCGCCGCCGAATCGCTGCAGGTCAAGGCAGCGATTCACCTCGTGCAGCAGTCCGATGGATTCCGGATCCCTCGCGTCGACCTGCATGTGACCGGCCGCGTCCCCGGTGTTGACGCAGCTCGGTTCGTCCAACTCGCCACTGTCGCGGAGGCCGGCTGCCTGGTTTCGCGACTGTTTGACGCCGAGATTGTTCTTACCGCAGAGCTGGAGAAGGCATGA
- a CDS encoding aminotransferase class V-fold PLP-dependent enzyme, with amino-acid sequence MSAPLATEPDTLGEFRQLFPALSELVHLASCSQGALSMQVTAALFEMQHTMRQHGAPWDLWTREVERARHLFARFINAAPCEIAVVSCASEGAYHVASSRSWERRPKIVTTDMEFPSIAQVWLAQQPRGAEIAHVPHREGIVAAEDYVDAIDEQTGLVSIPLVSYRNGARMPVDEAVSAARRAGAKVFVDGYQACGVLPVDVKAIDCDYLVTGSLKYLLGLPGIAFLYVRDTVAHECMPQLTGWFGQADPFRFDPRDLDFALDARRFQTGTPSIPSAYAAAAGLTVLSSTSSNAVDEKVRSLVDTTQARLVSDGERLWSPADPSLRGPMVALVDENPDDLAAFLAQRRISTSPRGAVLRLSFHGYNCESDVDAVCEAIREYRRLRS; translated from the coding sequence ATGAGCGCCCCCCTGGCCACTGAACCCGACACACTCGGTGAGTTCCGTCAACTCTTCCCGGCTCTGTCCGAGCTGGTGCACTTGGCTAGCTGCAGCCAGGGTGCGCTGTCCATGCAGGTGACCGCTGCACTCTTCGAGATGCAGCACACGATGCGGCAGCATGGAGCTCCGTGGGACCTTTGGACGAGGGAGGTAGAACGGGCACGGCATCTCTTCGCCAGATTCATCAATGCCGCACCCTGCGAGATCGCGGTCGTGTCCTGCGCTTCTGAAGGGGCCTACCACGTCGCCTCGAGCCGTTCCTGGGAACGCCGGCCGAAGATCGTCACCACGGACATGGAGTTTCCCTCCATCGCCCAGGTCTGGCTCGCCCAGCAGCCGCGGGGTGCCGAGATCGCTCATGTGCCGCATAGGGAAGGGATCGTCGCCGCCGAGGACTATGTCGATGCGATCGATGAGCAGACAGGGCTTGTCTCCATCCCCCTCGTCTCGTACCGCAATGGAGCACGGATGCCCGTCGACGAGGCTGTCTCGGCCGCACGCAGAGCCGGTGCGAAGGTGTTCGTCGATGGATACCAGGCGTGCGGTGTCCTTCCTGTCGACGTCAAGGCGATCGACTGTGACTACCTTGTCACCGGGTCGCTGAAGTACCTGCTTGGTCTCCCGGGGATCGCGTTCCTCTATGTCCGCGACACTGTCGCCCATGAGTGCATGCCTCAGCTCACCGGGTGGTTCGGCCAGGCCGACCCCTTCCGGTTCGATCCTCGTGACTTGGACTTCGCTCTGGACGCGCGCAGATTCCAGACCGGTACGCCCTCGATTCCGTCGGCCTACGCGGCGGCCGCCGGGCTCACCGTCCTGTCCTCGACGTCATCCAATGCGGTCGACGAGAAGGTCAGGTCCCTGGTGGACACCACGCAGGCGCGCCTGGTGAGCGACGGCGAGCGGCTGTGGTCACCTGCCGACCCGTCGCTTCGCGGACCGATGGTTGCGCTCGTCGACGAGAATCCCGACGACTTGGCAGCCTTCCTTGCCCAGCGGCGCATCTCGACCAGCCCACGCGGTGCCGTGCTACGGCTGTCGTTCCACGGATACAACTGTGAGTCGGACGTAGACGCGGTATGTGAGGCCATCCGCGAATACCGGCGGCTCAGGTCCTGA
- a CDS encoding hydantoinase/oxoprolinase N-terminal domain-containing protein, translating into MRIGIDVGGTNTDAVLMDGAELVCKVKTRTTSDVMSGITDAIGTLLDDANATPDVLLAVMIGTTHFTNAVITQQGLAPTAVIRLGLPATQAVEPLEDWPGDLRAAVGGSSVLVHGGNEFDGRELSALDPDELRSAVRKLVDTGVESIALSAVFSPISPEMERRAARIIQDAAPGLSITLSHEVGRLGLLERENAAAINASLRPLARRTVAAFRRSLVDRDIKAPLYLTQNDGTLMLAETAEKFPVLTFASGPTNSIRGAAFLSGYQDALVMDVGGSTADVGALAQGFPRASSVNAMFAGLRTSFRMPDLISIALGGGTVVVGDQPAIGPTSVGHAISEQAVVFGGGTLTATDLAVAGGLTSLGDSSRVADLDPGLVARGLSTMRAMMEETLDRMKLARGDEPVIVVGGGSVLVPGELKGISDVIRPEHFEVANAVGAAIAQVSGEVDQIMKLDAGREEILGTAQRLAFDRARANGADGDSLRVVEVEEIPLPYLEKAMTRVRVKVVGDLAMTGARV; encoded by the coding sequence ATGAGAATCGGAATCGACGTCGGAGGCACCAACACGGACGCCGTCTTGATGGACGGCGCAGAACTGGTCTGCAAGGTCAAGACCCGGACCACCAGCGACGTGATGTCCGGCATCACCGACGCCATCGGGACGTTGCTGGACGACGCGAACGCCACCCCAGACGTTCTGCTGGCGGTCATGATCGGAACCACGCACTTCACCAACGCCGTGATCACCCAACAGGGTCTCGCGCCGACAGCGGTGATCAGGCTGGGGTTGCCCGCAACGCAAGCCGTCGAGCCGCTCGAGGACTGGCCTGGCGATTTGAGGGCAGCGGTCGGCGGTTCGTCGGTGCTCGTGCACGGCGGAAACGAGTTCGACGGGCGGGAGCTGTCGGCTCTGGACCCCGACGAGTTGCGAAGCGCGGTGCGGAAGCTCGTCGACACGGGGGTCGAGTCGATCGCGCTCAGTGCCGTCTTCTCCCCGATCTCGCCCGAGATGGAGCGTCGCGCGGCGCGGATCATCCAGGACGCGGCCCCAGGCCTGAGCATCACGCTCTCGCACGAGGTAGGGCGGCTGGGGCTCCTTGAGCGTGAGAACGCGGCGGCTATCAACGCGTCCCTGCGCCCGCTCGCCCGACGCACTGTGGCGGCGTTCCGCCGCAGTCTGGTCGACAGAGACATCAAGGCACCGCTCTACCTCACCCAAAACGACGGCACCCTGATGCTTGCCGAAACTGCCGAGAAGTTCCCGGTCCTGACGTTCGCGTCTGGTCCGACCAACAGCATTAGAGGTGCCGCCTTTCTCTCCGGCTACCAGGACGCCCTGGTCATGGACGTGGGCGGGTCGACCGCTGATGTCGGTGCCCTGGCCCAGGGTTTCCCCCGTGCCTCCTCAGTCAACGCGATGTTCGCTGGCCTACGTACGAGCTTCCGCATGCCCGATCTGATCTCCATCGCGTTGGGGGGTGGCACCGTGGTGGTGGGCGATCAACCCGCCATCGGTCCCACCAGTGTCGGTCACGCGATCAGTGAGCAGGCGGTCGTTTTCGGCGGGGGGACACTCACCGCGACGGATCTGGCGGTGGCTGGCGGCCTGACGTCACTGGGTGACTCCTCGCGGGTTGCCGATCTGGACCCCGGGCTGGTCGCGCGCGGGCTGAGCACCATGCGGGCGATGATGGAAGAGACGCTCGACCGTATGAAGCTCGCTCGTGGTGATGAGCCGGTCATCGTCGTCGGTGGTGGGAGCGTCCTCGTACCGGGTGAGCTGAAGGGTATCTCCGACGTGATCCGCCCGGAGCACTTCGAGGTCGCCAATGCCGTCGGGGCGGCCATCGCTCAGGTGAGCGGTGAAGTGGATCAGATCATGAAGCTGGACGCCGGGCGAGAGGAGATCCTCGGGACCGCTCAACGGCTCGCCTTCGATCGCGCACGGGCAAACGGCGCGGACGGCGACTCCCTGCGCGTGGTGGAGGTCGAGGAGATTCCGCTGCCATACCTGGAAAAGGCGATGACTCGTGTGCGGGTCAAGGTTGTCGGAGACCTGGCCATGACGGGCGCTCGTGTGTGA